One Antedon mediterranea chromosome 1, ecAntMedi1.1, whole genome shotgun sequence genomic window, CGGCTTTTGAaaatcttaaaataaacattaatttcatACATTCCAATCATCTATCCtgtattatacagatatataggtaagggcgtttgttgtatgagagaatgtatctgatgagtgaaaatctgtgatattaccatatatggctctgtggtctagtggtatgatactcgccctgtaagcgaaaggtcgcaggttcgaatcccgccagagacattttttcatacaactacaAAAAATctggaactttcgccaatgagctagcTATGCTTGACGCGATTATTATGAGaccatgttccgaatatgagcactgtttctttaatttgacagtatgattcAGGTATATAGGTAtattataaacacatcaggcaatgaacattaattctaaaccgcccggtgatatacagtacagaaatttaattaattaatttgaaacgataaagatgaggaaatctgtgagaatgagaaaaagtcgccccaaccgagactcgaactcggaccgcctgcttgatatgcagatgtcctaaccattagacaactggggctttcatggtattgttcgaactcaaTTGGAGAGCAACTTTTTTacactctcggcgtggtacggcggaacagcactagtcctcagttgtacgcacgcacAACAgaaatcaaattgatacgccctcatctttcagtatttttattcacgaggcgggatcgccgaagagatacttttatatatataaacacaagaggcaaagaacattaattctaaaccggccggtgatatactgaaatttaattaatgaatttgaaacgataaagatgaggaaatatgtgagaatgagaaaaagtcgccccaataTATATAGGTACATTATATCTATCCTATATTATCtttgattgaaaataaaacagGTGATTATTACCATTTGGATTTTGATATTCATAAAACTCTTTTAACATCTCAATGGCTTCATCAGCAAATACACCACTTATAcactataaaataattaaaggtTAAAGACTCTgagaatttaaaataatcaaatctagttgtaattttattttaatattatatacaattccCTATTCTATTTATAGAGGAAGCTCTCAGAAATGTTAAGGTTAATATAGGCCAAACATGAAGGTATACCTTAAGCCTTACCCATAATAAGCGATGATATACTCTTTATGTGTAGACGTACCTCAAACTTTGAGCCATTCCCAACTAGGTCATCACTATGGATACTGAGAATGGATCCGCATCCTCCAAATCTTTGATTACAACATCCATACACCACACGAGGGACACATATGAATTAGTTAAAGAAACTGTATATTCACTATTTGGGCTAAAACCTACCACCAAAAGTGGGCTGGATCGTCTAGGGCTGAATTGTTTAAGAGCCGAATCGTCCCGAATTCCAGTACCTGCTGCTTTCATCAATGCAAGCCTAGTGGTCTAGAATGAACGTTGTGTTAGTTTGTGGTGGGCTTGGAGCAAAACTTTGTATAACTGTCAATAATATTTCAGTACATTTTCATTAGAGGCCCTAACTGTTGGTTATCCACTCTCACAATTAAATTAAAGGATACTCAAAAGTCTGAGAGCAGCAGCACACATAATGCAGGGTTCAACAGTAACATACAGCGTTGTCTTACTGAAGACGTCAACATGATCTTTACCATTACTTTTGCACCAATCAATCACCTGATCAGCAGCTACAAGTTCTGCATGTCGAGTTGCCTGAAACACGGATAATAGCAAACTacacatatttatataaaaaattttaaataaaattgttattaaaagtattttatatCTATAGTAAGGTTTCATAACAATAGAAAATGAACAgaagtacaaaaacaaaattaagtcAAGTGTGTTCACAGAGATGTAATAAAGTATGTGGCAATTGGTGTGTTTGGCCGCACCCATCACAGGTTAACAGAttaagacacaactttgcgctgatactagctgcattatgggagtatgtttccatacgcgtttgatccaaaaaatgaccagggttataatgttcagcgcttagagaagCTTGCTTGTAAGTTGTAGAGCGCTATAtcagaatgaactattattattattatatttaaaccaAATACAGTAGTTAATTTTTACCaacattttttgtttcgttCACTTCATTACGACCTTGTCCAATGATTTGTTCATCATAAACCATGATGCAACCCACTGGAACCTCATCTTTAGAGAGTGCTTCCTTTGCCTGTTAAAAACACAGTGAAAAGAAACTAGAACAAAATTTGTAACACAGTGAGTGCATTCTTTCTAGTCCCTACAGATGAAATTGGTCCAACATAATTCTGCAAAAGGCATACAAACAGGTAGGCCTAGCCATAATATCCAGTGATTGTTAATAAAGCTGAAAAATGAATATCAAATTACGCTGAAatatttgaacaaaaaaaaatttcattcagaattaaattaaaatattaatattatactcgCATTTGATTCAAAGGTATTTGATGACAACATAAATACACAAACCGTGATAAGCCATCAGCTTATCAAAGTCTTTTAGGAATCCTTCTATTTGCAatgctagcctaggctaggcatagCCTTAAAAAGAATGAAAAGCAAGAGGGCGAATCGACCTAAACGAAATGATTCAATGGGCCAAAAACCACTTTGACACGTCCATCGACACAGGGCAGTTCAgattattaataacaataaaataacactGTTATACCAATGTAACTGCTTTCGTCATCCAATGGATAATTTCAGGAGAATGAGCACTGACATTTGGAATGACATCAGCATCAGTATTCATGTTTTTCGTTCCATTTTTGGTGATATAAAAAGTCTAAAAAGTTGAAAAATTAAAGGTCCTTTATCAACATTGAGGGCGCACCGgcaaataaacaacaacaatgtgATTTTTtcaacattaccttatttgatCAGAATGGCGACAGAAAATGGGGTAAGTTTATAACTTTTTAACTACGTTAACAACAACCCAAATTAAAATGTTGTCAATAACAAAACCAtggttattattaataaacattacaGTGTAGTTGACAATTTAGTTTGTAGTAGAGCATATTGCCGTTTGTTgttagcctactaggcctatcctCCTACCTAGCTCTCGCCTTTCCACGACGGTCGTGGGAAGGTGCGTAGGCGTTTCTGTGGTTTATACGAAGCAAGTAAACCTAGTCAGGCCTAGGATTTTGGTACCCAAACAATCTGTTAAGAACACTGCCATTGTTTAAGGGCCAACATTTTGTATTGTTGATCCAAGGTGATCATCAGATCCTGCAATGTATAGTGTCACTTAATTAAGTGGAAGATTCTGGAAACTGAGTTAGGAATTCCAGACATTCCATCCACCAAGGCAACCTGAAACAATGTAAAGATGCTCGTTCTTGCTTGAGACACCAGAGCATGAGTGTGTACTTGACTTATGAAGAGCTGATGAATGCTAGAATCCTTGAGGCAAATCTTTGTATGCAGTTTTTCACcatctaaataaatttataGACGGACTGAGAGACAATATctactgtagtgtagtgtaatttttttttcttgtcaacATTATTTGGATAACATCCTATCGAATTAAATATGAAGGTAAGCATGTATGTAGGATtgtgtatattttgtttgttatttaggaTGTGCTGTGACGATGATACAAATTTTACAATGATTTagaattgtaaaataaacatttgttttcttattattatcaCTTGTTCTCCTTCCACCAACTCACCCCTCTCCAAAAACACCCCTctccaaaaacaaaataatactgttaaataaaaaaaaattccctTGACGTtgaattattttactaattccTACTGTATGAGGaacaatttttcaaaatatttctgatttaatgaaataagatataataataattaatacattttctttaGGTTTCGGAAACATTGCATATTAAGCAAGAGGGCAATGATTTCTTCAAGGCTGGCAAGTATGATGAAGCCCTAGCATGCTACACACAGGCACTTAAGCTAAGCCCAGCTGGCAGCAAAGACAAGGCAGTGTTTTATAAGAATAGGTCTGCTTGTCATCTGAAACTGGAGAATTATGGTAAAGCCGCGCAAGATGCCTCATCAGgtattgtaaaaatattttaaaaaaagattggGCCTACAGTAGTTAATGGAAAAGAAAAGCATTTG contains:
- the LOC140054582 gene encoding tRNA-specific adenosine deaminase 2-like isoform X1, producing MNTDADVIPNVSAHSPEIIHWMTKAVTLAKEALSKDEVPVGCIMVYDEQIIGQGRNEVNETKNATRHAELVAADQVIDWCKSNGKDHVDVFSKTTLYVTVEPCIMCAAALRLLSVPRVVYGCCNQRFGGCGSILSIHSDDLVGNGSKFECISGVFADEAIEMLKEFYEYQNPNAPNPKVKKSGIRNKTKGVKRYSEEDGQSTSANLKTQKTGDKDT
- the LOC140054582 gene encoding tRNA-specific adenosine deaminase 2-like isoform X2, with protein sequence MNTDADVIPNVSAHSPEIIHWMTKAVTLAKEALSKDEVPVGCIMVYDEQIIGQGRNEVNETKNATRHAELVAADQVIDWCKSNGKDHVDVFSKTTLYVTVEPCIMCAAALRLLSVPRVVYGCCNQRFGGCGSILSIHSDDLVGNGSKFEVRLHIKSISSLIMAPNPKVKKSGIRNKTKGVKRYSEEDGQSTSANLKTQKTGDKDT